The following are encoded in a window of Alosa sapidissima isolate fAloSap1 chromosome 10, fAloSap1.pri, whole genome shotgun sequence genomic DNA:
- the thrap3a gene encoding thyroid hormone receptor-associated protein 3 isoform X2, with protein MSKTQRSASRSRSRSASRSRSHSYSRSRSRSPSRPRKRRYSSRSPSRSRSHSPAHNRERNYTREYQNNREFRGFRGSRRPYFRGRGRGYFPRGRFQRGGRGGNFNNYRNNNNNWQNYRQHPQQQQQQQQQHQQQHNNCNSHSPKRGRCRSPKKRSGSPPSRSYSDDSSRRSRHSSSSSSSGASSSKKRSGSHGHKRRRSRSVKEDAAATAASSSSKETRKGAADDEQGVENAGGPSTEAEVGPGSDLGAGAGAGAGAGAGAREEVGSGGWQAVTETSDAGGQGSSLPASQKSPSPKGSNATSNGTPLWQGTDGAAPIKSPPKKSPTPASTGFGFLSKDSRGDDQSISSAFKKFLEEQKSKQLSEFENGREDNTVEENTDRKEKGSGKATVHVFEKGPNFSSKFSSHNGKAAKERYSFEDFTIKASCNNYSRGPAFHGHKENGEEHDDDIDDDYDDDENEEVLKSQHQMTEADVEAPKRKGKAALSARELFELAFFHASQDAGDLELLEQQLFPNRKQERAAAVAAALVRREMAGRLQGGALSPEKGPKARSKDKAPSTVTAPVQTQAQSRRPAESWGLDTLMGMREKSPSRVIGKRGIDVSVRMDSLDDNMSSSNNVVESERRLGRAQPQPARKEPEVHSAAKRSQAGHICRCSTDLFSQHIVTIIHNVKAQHFSCSGMTLTDRFAMYQRRAAEKEIMKARKSPEIHRRIDVSPSAFKKHAHLFEEMKDLGESSYKAKGKKAKGDSMDLRQDIERRKKYSSRETENKHEQGRDSGESSDSSRERSTEKTSKHRSKHKKSKKKRERSHSSSSSSSSSSSSHSNRGKDYPNEGAGPKDRGFNKARLGPRDHGGPKERGRGRGGFLRIRGRSWNRGNFQNNSNGSGDGMGAPVHRQNEERDPEHTPKSRTYYLLSLFQHDDRQGDRDKRWMENRGRGRGSFVRSGGRFLFRKAAPSSVATTTCTTSTSNGNTNATNHASPKWTHDKFQGSAEEGEVQDDDTDQERKEDANAGVSVSSGQ; from the exons ATGTCCAAAACCCAGAGGTCGGCGTCCAGGTCTCGCTCCCGCTCAGCGTCCCGCTCCAGGTCGCACTCATACTCCCGCTCTCGCAGCCGCTCCCCGTCACGACCCAGGAAGCGGCGTTACAG CTCTAGGTCTCCCTCGCGCTCCAGATCCCATTCTCCGGCTCACAACCGGGAGAGGAATTACACCCGGGAGTACCAGAACAACCGGGAGTTTCGGGGCTTCCGAGGCTCTCGACGGCCCTACTTTCGCGGTCGAGGACGGGGCTACTTCCCCCGCGGCCGCTTCCAGAGAGGAGGCCGGGGCGGCAACTTCAATAACTaccgcaacaacaacaacaactggcAGAACTACCGGCAGcatccccagcagcagcagcagcagcagcagcaacatcagcagcagcacaacaaCTGCAACAGCCACAGTCCCAAGAGGGGGCGCTGTCGCTCCCCAAAGAAGCGCTCCGGCAGCCCGCCCTCGCGCAGCTACTCCGATGACTCGTCCCGCCGCTCGcgacactcctcctcctcctcctcgtccggGGCCTCCTCTTCCAAAAAGAGATCCGGCTCCCACGGCCACAAGAGGAGGCGCAGCAGGAGTGTGAAGGAGGACGCTGCAGCcaccgccgcctcctcctcctccaaggAGACCCGGAAGGGAGCCGCCGATGACGAGCAGGGAGTGGAGAACGCGGGAGGGCCGTCCACTGAGGCGGAGGTCGGGCCAGGGTCTGATTTGGGGGCAggtgcaggggcaggggcaggggcaggggcaggggcaaggGAGGAGGTGGGTTCTGGAGGCTGGCAGGCTGTGACGGAGACGAGTGACGCAGGTGGCCAGGGCTCGTCGCTGCCTGCCAGCCAGAAAAGCCCCTCTCCCAAAGGTTCTAATGCCACCAGCAATGGCACCCCCCTCTGGCAGGGCACTGACGGTGCAGCCCCCATAAAAAGTCCCCCTAAGAAAAGCCCCACGCCTGCCTCCACCGGATTTGGCTTCTTGTCAAAAGACAGCAGAGGAGATGACCAATCCATCTCCAGTGCATTTAAAAA GTTCCTTGAGGAACAGAAGAGCAAACAGCTCAGTGAGTTTGAGAATGGCAGGGAAGACAATACAGTCGAGGAGAACACTGACAGGAAAGAGAAGGGCAGTGGCAAGGCCACGGTTCATGTCTTTGAGAAAGGGCCCAACTTTAGCTCCAAGTTCTCGAGCCACAATGGTAAAGCAGCCAAAGAAAGGTACTCCTTTGAGGACTTCACCATTAAAGCCTCCTGCAACAACTACTCCAGGGGTCCTGCCTTTCATGGGCATAAGGAGAATGGAGAGGAGCATGATGATGATattgatgatgattatgatgatgatgaaaacGAGGAGGTGTTGAAATCCCAACATCAGATGACAGAGGCGGATGTCGAGGCGCCGAAGCGCAAAGGCAAGGCAGCGTTGTCGGCGCGTGAGCTCTTCGAACTGGCCTTCTTCCACGCCTCGCAGGACGCTGGTGACCTGGAGCTGCTTGAACAGCAGCTGTTCCCCAACCGCAAGCAGGAGCGGGCAGCCGCCGTGGCCGCCGCGCTGGTCCGCAGGGAGATGGCAGGGAGGCTGCAGGGAGGAGCGCTCTCCCCAGAGAAAGGCCCTAAGGCCCGGAGCAAGGACAAGGCCCCCTCCACTGTCACGGCCCCTGTCCAGACCCAGGCCCAGTCTCGGAGGCCAGCGGAGAGCTGGGGCTTGGACACACTAATGGGTATGAGGGAGAAGTCCCCGTCCAGGGTGATTGGAAAAAGGGGAATAGATGTGAGTGTGCGAATGGACTCTCTCGACGACAACATGTCAAG CTCCAACAATGTTGTTGAGAGTGAGAGGCGTCTGGGTCGGGCCCAGCCTCAGCCTGCTAGAAAGGAGCCGGAGGTCCACTCTGCGGCCAAGCGCTCTCAGGCAGGCCACATCTGCCGCTGCTCCACCGATCTCTTCTCCCAGCACATCGTCACCATCATCCACAACGTCAAAG CACAACACTTCTCCTGCTCTGGGATGACTCTGACAGACAGATTCGCCATGTACCAGAGAAGAGCTGCAGAGAAGGAGATAATGAAGGCACGCAAAAGCCCAGAAATACACAG gaGAATTGATGTTTCTCCCAGTGCTTTTAAGAAGCACGCTCACCTGTTTGAGGAGATGAAAGACCTCGGGGAGAGCAGCTACAAG GCCAAAGGCAAAAAAGCCAAAGGCGACTCAATGGATCTGCGACAGGACATAGAGCGCCGGAAAAAATACTCCAGTCGCGAGACTGAGAACAAACATGAGCAAGGGAGAGACTCAGGAGAGTCCTCAGACTCAAGCCGAGAGAGATCCACAGAGAAGACATCAAAGCATCGCAGCAAACACAA GAAAAGCAAGAAGAAGCGTGAACGTTCTCATTCTTCatcgtcctcctcatcctcctcgtcctcctctcaTTCCAACCGGGGGAAAGACTACCCTAATGAGGGTGCAGGCCCCAAGGACAGAGGCTTCAACAAGGCCCGTCTGGGGCCCCGAGATCACGGGGGCCCCAAGGAGAGAGGACGGGGCCGCGGAGGCTTT CTGAGAATCAGAGGAAGGAGTTGGAACAGGGGAAATTTCCAGAACAATAGTAATGGAAGTGGCGATGGCATGGGCGCGCCAGTGCACAGACAGAATGAGGAGAGGGATCCAGAGCACACCCCCAAGAGCCGGACCTACTACCTG CTGTCTCTCTTCCAGCACGACGACAGGCAGGGAGACAGGGACAAGAGGTGGATGGAGAACCGTGGGCGCGGCCGGGGCAGTTTCGTCCGCAGCGGAGGCCGCTTCCTGTTCCGTAAGGCTGCCCCCTCCTCTGTGGCCACCACCACCTGCACCACCTCCACCAGCAACGGCAACACCAACGCCACCAATCACGCCAGCCCCAAGTGGACGCACGACAAGTTCCAGGGCAGCGCGGAGGAGGGCGAGGTGCAGGATGACGACACAGACCAGGAGCGCAAAGAGGACGCCAATGCCGGAGTGTCGGTCAGCTCTGGCCAGTGA
- the thrap3a gene encoding thyroid hormone receptor-associated protein 3 isoform X5: MSKTQRSASRSRSRSASRSRSHSYSRSRSRSPSRPRKRRYSSRSPSRSRSHSPAHNRERNYTREYQNNREFRGFRGSRRPYFRGRGRGYFPRGRFQRGGRGGNFNNYRNNNNNWQNYRQHPQQQQQQQQQHQQQHNNCNSHSPKRGRCRSPKKRSGSPPSRSYSDDSSRRSRHSSSSSSSGASSSKKRSGSHGHKRRRSRSVKEDAAATAASSSSKETRKGAADDEQGVENAGGPSTEAEVGPGSDLGAGAGAGAGAGAGAREEVGSGGWQAVTETSDAGGQGSSLPASQKSPSPKGSNATSNGTPLWQGTDGAAPIKSPPKKSPTPASTGFGFLSKDSRGDDQSISSAFKKFLEEQKSKQLSEFENGREDNTVEENTDRKEKGSGKATVHVFEKGPNFSSKFSSHNGKAAKERYSFEDFTIKASCNNYSRGPAFHGHKENGEEHDDDIDDDYDDDENEEVLKSQHQMTEADVEAPKRKGKAALSARELFELAFFHASQDAGDLELLEQQLFPNRKQERAAAVAAALVRREMAGRLQGGALSPEKGPKARSKDKAPSTVTAPVQTQAQSRRPAESWGLDTLMGMREKSPSRVIGKRGIDVSVRMDSLDDNMSSSNNVVESERRLGRAQPQPARKEPEVHSAAKRSQAGHICRCSTDLFSQHIVTIIHNVKAQHFSCSGMTLTDRFAMYQRRAAEKEIMKARKSPEIHRRIDVSPSAFKKHAHLFEEMKDLGESSYKAKGKKAKGDSMDLRQDIERRKKYSSRETENKHEQGRDSGESSDSSRERSTEKTSKHRSKHKKSKKKRERSHSSSSSSSSSSSSHSNRGKDYPNEGAGPKDRGFNKARLGPRDHGGPKERGRGRGGFLRIRGRSWNRGNFQNNSNGSGDGMGAPVHRQNEERDPEHTPKSRTYYLHDDRQGDRDKRWMENRGRGRGSFVRSGGRFLFRKAAPSSVATTTCTTSTSNGNTNATNHASPKWTHDKFQGSAEEGEVQDDDTDQERKEDANAGVSVSSGQ; encoded by the exons ATGTCCAAAACCCAGAGGTCGGCGTCCAGGTCTCGCTCCCGCTCAGCGTCCCGCTCCAGGTCGCACTCATACTCCCGCTCTCGCAGCCGCTCCCCGTCACGACCCAGGAAGCGGCGTTACAG CTCTAGGTCTCCCTCGCGCTCCAGATCCCATTCTCCGGCTCACAACCGGGAGAGGAATTACACCCGGGAGTACCAGAACAACCGGGAGTTTCGGGGCTTCCGAGGCTCTCGACGGCCCTACTTTCGCGGTCGAGGACGGGGCTACTTCCCCCGCGGCCGCTTCCAGAGAGGAGGCCGGGGCGGCAACTTCAATAACTaccgcaacaacaacaacaactggcAGAACTACCGGCAGcatccccagcagcagcagcagcagcagcagcaacatcagcagcagcacaacaaCTGCAACAGCCACAGTCCCAAGAGGGGGCGCTGTCGCTCCCCAAAGAAGCGCTCCGGCAGCCCGCCCTCGCGCAGCTACTCCGATGACTCGTCCCGCCGCTCGcgacactcctcctcctcctcctcgtccggGGCCTCCTCTTCCAAAAAGAGATCCGGCTCCCACGGCCACAAGAGGAGGCGCAGCAGGAGTGTGAAGGAGGACGCTGCAGCcaccgccgcctcctcctcctccaaggAGACCCGGAAGGGAGCCGCCGATGACGAGCAGGGAGTGGAGAACGCGGGAGGGCCGTCCACTGAGGCGGAGGTCGGGCCAGGGTCTGATTTGGGGGCAggtgcaggggcaggggcaggggcaggggcaggggcaaggGAGGAGGTGGGTTCTGGAGGCTGGCAGGCTGTGACGGAGACGAGTGACGCAGGTGGCCAGGGCTCGTCGCTGCCTGCCAGCCAGAAAAGCCCCTCTCCCAAAGGTTCTAATGCCACCAGCAATGGCACCCCCCTCTGGCAGGGCACTGACGGTGCAGCCCCCATAAAAAGTCCCCCTAAGAAAAGCCCCACGCCTGCCTCCACCGGATTTGGCTTCTTGTCAAAAGACAGCAGAGGAGATGACCAATCCATCTCCAGTGCATTTAAAAA GTTCCTTGAGGAACAGAAGAGCAAACAGCTCAGTGAGTTTGAGAATGGCAGGGAAGACAATACAGTCGAGGAGAACACTGACAGGAAAGAGAAGGGCAGTGGCAAGGCCACGGTTCATGTCTTTGAGAAAGGGCCCAACTTTAGCTCCAAGTTCTCGAGCCACAATGGTAAAGCAGCCAAAGAAAGGTACTCCTTTGAGGACTTCACCATTAAAGCCTCCTGCAACAACTACTCCAGGGGTCCTGCCTTTCATGGGCATAAGGAGAATGGAGAGGAGCATGATGATGATattgatgatgattatgatgatgatgaaaacGAGGAGGTGTTGAAATCCCAACATCAGATGACAGAGGCGGATGTCGAGGCGCCGAAGCGCAAAGGCAAGGCAGCGTTGTCGGCGCGTGAGCTCTTCGAACTGGCCTTCTTCCACGCCTCGCAGGACGCTGGTGACCTGGAGCTGCTTGAACAGCAGCTGTTCCCCAACCGCAAGCAGGAGCGGGCAGCCGCCGTGGCCGCCGCGCTGGTCCGCAGGGAGATGGCAGGGAGGCTGCAGGGAGGAGCGCTCTCCCCAGAGAAAGGCCCTAAGGCCCGGAGCAAGGACAAGGCCCCCTCCACTGTCACGGCCCCTGTCCAGACCCAGGCCCAGTCTCGGAGGCCAGCGGAGAGCTGGGGCTTGGACACACTAATGGGTATGAGGGAGAAGTCCCCGTCCAGGGTGATTGGAAAAAGGGGAATAGATGTGAGTGTGCGAATGGACTCTCTCGACGACAACATGTCAAG CTCCAACAATGTTGTTGAGAGTGAGAGGCGTCTGGGTCGGGCCCAGCCTCAGCCTGCTAGAAAGGAGCCGGAGGTCCACTCTGCGGCCAAGCGCTCTCAGGCAGGCCACATCTGCCGCTGCTCCACCGATCTCTTCTCCCAGCACATCGTCACCATCATCCACAACGTCAAAG CACAACACTTCTCCTGCTCTGGGATGACTCTGACAGACAGATTCGCCATGTACCAGAGAAGAGCTGCAGAGAAGGAGATAATGAAGGCACGCAAAAGCCCAGAAATACACAG gaGAATTGATGTTTCTCCCAGTGCTTTTAAGAAGCACGCTCACCTGTTTGAGGAGATGAAAGACCTCGGGGAGAGCAGCTACAAG GCCAAAGGCAAAAAAGCCAAAGGCGACTCAATGGATCTGCGACAGGACATAGAGCGCCGGAAAAAATACTCCAGTCGCGAGACTGAGAACAAACATGAGCAAGGGAGAGACTCAGGAGAGTCCTCAGACTCAAGCCGAGAGAGATCCACAGAGAAGACATCAAAGCATCGCAGCAAACACAA GAAAAGCAAGAAGAAGCGTGAACGTTCTCATTCTTCatcgtcctcctcatcctcctcgtcctcctctcaTTCCAACCGGGGGAAAGACTACCCTAATGAGGGTGCAGGCCCCAAGGACAGAGGCTTCAACAAGGCCCGTCTGGGGCCCCGAGATCACGGGGGCCCCAAGGAGAGAGGACGGGGCCGCGGAGGCTTT CTGAGAATCAGAGGAAGGAGTTGGAACAGGGGAAATTTCCAGAACAATAGTAATGGAAGTGGCGATGGCATGGGCGCGCCAGTGCACAGACAGAATGAGGAGAGGGATCCAGAGCACACCCCCAAGAGCCGGACCTACTACCTG CACGACGACAGGCAGGGAGACAGGGACAAGAGGTGGATGGAGAACCGTGGGCGCGGCCGGGGCAGTTTCGTCCGCAGCGGAGGCCGCTTCCTGTTCCGTAAGGCTGCCCCCTCCTCTGTGGCCACCACCACCTGCACCACCTCCACCAGCAACGGCAACACCAACGCCACCAATCACGCCAGCCCCAAGTGGACGCACGACAAGTTCCAGGGCAGCGCGGAGGAGGGCGAGGTGCAGGATGACGACACAGACCAGGAGCGCAAAGAGGACGCCAATGCCGGAGTGTCGGTCAGCTCTGGCCAGTGA
- the thrap3a gene encoding thyroid hormone receptor-associated protein 3 isoform X6 — protein sequence MRDAQSLLAFPGTVCNAPVYAPITFSSFSPMKKRTGSPSRSRSHSPAHNRERNYTREYQNNREFRGFRGSRRPYFRGRGRGYFPRGRFQRGGRGGNFNNYRNNNNNWQNYRQHPQQQQQQQQQHQQQHNNCNSHSPKRGRCRSPKKRSGSPPSRSYSDDSSRRSRHSSSSSSSGASSSKKRSGSHGHKRRRSRSVKEDAAATAASSSSKETRKGAADDEQGVENAGGPSTEAEVGPGSDLGAGAGAGAGAGAGAREEVGSGGWQAVTETSDAGGQGSSLPASQKSPSPKGSNATSNGTPLWQGTDGAAPIKSPPKKSPTPASTGFGFLSKDSRGDDQSISSAFKKFLEEQKSKQLSEFENGREDNTVEENTDRKEKGSGKATVHVFEKGPNFSSKFSSHNGKAAKERYSFEDFTIKASCNNYSRGPAFHGHKENGEEHDDDIDDDYDDDENEEVLKSQHQMTEADVEAPKRKGKAALSARELFELAFFHASQDAGDLELLEQQLFPNRKQERAAAVAAALVRREMAGRLQGGALSPEKGPKARSKDKAPSTVTAPVQTQAQSRRPAESWGLDTLMGMREKSPSRVIGKRGIDVSVRMDSLDDNMSSSNNVVESERRLGRAQPQPARKEPEVHSAAKRSQAGHICRCSTDLFSQHIVTIIHNVKAQHFSCSGMTLTDRFAMYQRRAAEKEIMKARKSPEIHRRIDVSPSAFKKHAHLFEEMKDLGESSYKAKGKKAKGDSMDLRQDIERRKKYSSRETENKHEQGRDSGESSDSSRERSTEKTSKHRSKHKKSKKKRERSHSSSSSSSSSSSSHSNRGKDYPNEGAGPKDRGFNKARLGPRDHGGPKERGRGRGGFQLRIRGRSWNRGNFQNNSNGSGDGMGAPVHRQNEERDPEHTPKSRTYYLLSLFQHDDRQGDRDKRWMENRGRGRGSFVRSGGRFLFRKAAPSSVATTTCTTSTSNGNTNATNHASPKWTHDKFQGSAEEGEVQDDDTDQERKEDANAGVSVSSGQ from the exons ATGAGAGATGCACAGTCTCTGCTGGCGTTCCCTGGGACTGTGTGCAATGCTCCCGTCTACGCTCCCATTACCTTCTCCTCGTTCAGTCCAATGAAAAAACGCACAGG GTCTCCCTCGCGCTCCAGATCCCATTCTCCGGCTCACAACCGGGAGAGGAATTACACCCGGGAGTACCAGAACAACCGGGAGTTTCGGGGCTTCCGAGGCTCTCGACGGCCCTACTTTCGCGGTCGAGGACGGGGCTACTTCCCCCGCGGCCGCTTCCAGAGAGGAGGCCGGGGCGGCAACTTCAATAACTaccgcaacaacaacaacaactggcAGAACTACCGGCAGcatccccagcagcagcagcagcagcagcagcaacatcagcagcagcacaacaaCTGCAACAGCCACAGTCCCAAGAGGGGGCGCTGTCGCTCCCCAAAGAAGCGCTCCGGCAGCCCGCCCTCGCGCAGCTACTCCGATGACTCGTCCCGCCGCTCGcgacactcctcctcctcctcctcgtccggGGCCTCCTCTTCCAAAAAGAGATCCGGCTCCCACGGCCACAAGAGGAGGCGCAGCAGGAGTGTGAAGGAGGACGCTGCAGCcaccgccgcctcctcctcctccaaggAGACCCGGAAGGGAGCCGCCGATGACGAGCAGGGAGTGGAGAACGCGGGAGGGCCGTCCACTGAGGCGGAGGTCGGGCCAGGGTCTGATTTGGGGGCAggtgcaggggcaggggcaggggcaggggcaggggcaaggGAGGAGGTGGGTTCTGGAGGCTGGCAGGCTGTGACGGAGACGAGTGACGCAGGTGGCCAGGGCTCGTCGCTGCCTGCCAGCCAGAAAAGCCCCTCTCCCAAAGGTTCTAATGCCACCAGCAATGGCACCCCCCTCTGGCAGGGCACTGACGGTGCAGCCCCCATAAAAAGTCCCCCTAAGAAAAGCCCCACGCCTGCCTCCACCGGATTTGGCTTCTTGTCAAAAGACAGCAGAGGAGATGACCAATCCATCTCCAGTGCATTTAAAAA GTTCCTTGAGGAACAGAAGAGCAAACAGCTCAGTGAGTTTGAGAATGGCAGGGAAGACAATACAGTCGAGGAGAACACTGACAGGAAAGAGAAGGGCAGTGGCAAGGCCACGGTTCATGTCTTTGAGAAAGGGCCCAACTTTAGCTCCAAGTTCTCGAGCCACAATGGTAAAGCAGCCAAAGAAAGGTACTCCTTTGAGGACTTCACCATTAAAGCCTCCTGCAACAACTACTCCAGGGGTCCTGCCTTTCATGGGCATAAGGAGAATGGAGAGGAGCATGATGATGATattgatgatgattatgatgatgatgaaaacGAGGAGGTGTTGAAATCCCAACATCAGATGACAGAGGCGGATGTCGAGGCGCCGAAGCGCAAAGGCAAGGCAGCGTTGTCGGCGCGTGAGCTCTTCGAACTGGCCTTCTTCCACGCCTCGCAGGACGCTGGTGACCTGGAGCTGCTTGAACAGCAGCTGTTCCCCAACCGCAAGCAGGAGCGGGCAGCCGCCGTGGCCGCCGCGCTGGTCCGCAGGGAGATGGCAGGGAGGCTGCAGGGAGGAGCGCTCTCCCCAGAGAAAGGCCCTAAGGCCCGGAGCAAGGACAAGGCCCCCTCCACTGTCACGGCCCCTGTCCAGACCCAGGCCCAGTCTCGGAGGCCAGCGGAGAGCTGGGGCTTGGACACACTAATGGGTATGAGGGAGAAGTCCCCGTCCAGGGTGATTGGAAAAAGGGGAATAGATGTGAGTGTGCGAATGGACTCTCTCGACGACAACATGTCAAG CTCCAACAATGTTGTTGAGAGTGAGAGGCGTCTGGGTCGGGCCCAGCCTCAGCCTGCTAGAAAGGAGCCGGAGGTCCACTCTGCGGCCAAGCGCTCTCAGGCAGGCCACATCTGCCGCTGCTCCACCGATCTCTTCTCCCAGCACATCGTCACCATCATCCACAACGTCAAAG CACAACACTTCTCCTGCTCTGGGATGACTCTGACAGACAGATTCGCCATGTACCAGAGAAGAGCTGCAGAGAAGGAGATAATGAAGGCACGCAAAAGCCCAGAAATACACAG gaGAATTGATGTTTCTCCCAGTGCTTTTAAGAAGCACGCTCACCTGTTTGAGGAGATGAAAGACCTCGGGGAGAGCAGCTACAAG GCCAAAGGCAAAAAAGCCAAAGGCGACTCAATGGATCTGCGACAGGACATAGAGCGCCGGAAAAAATACTCCAGTCGCGAGACTGAGAACAAACATGAGCAAGGGAGAGACTCAGGAGAGTCCTCAGACTCAAGCCGAGAGAGATCCACAGAGAAGACATCAAAGCATCGCAGCAAACACAA GAAAAGCAAGAAGAAGCGTGAACGTTCTCATTCTTCatcgtcctcctcatcctcctcgtcctcctctcaTTCCAACCGGGGGAAAGACTACCCTAATGAGGGTGCAGGCCCCAAGGACAGAGGCTTCAACAAGGCCCGTCTGGGGCCCCGAGATCACGGGGGCCCCAAGGAGAGAGGACGGGGCCGCGGAGGCTTT CAGCTGAGAATCAGAGGAAGGAGTTGGAACAGGGGAAATTTCCAGAACAATAGTAATGGAAGTGGCGATGGCATGGGCGCGCCAGTGCACAGACAGAATGAGGAGAGGGATCCAGAGCACACCCCCAAGAGCCGGACCTACTACCTG CTGTCTCTCTTCCAGCACGACGACAGGCAGGGAGACAGGGACAAGAGGTGGATGGAGAACCGTGGGCGCGGCCGGGGCAGTTTCGTCCGCAGCGGAGGCCGCTTCCTGTTCCGTAAGGCTGCCCCCTCCTCTGTGGCCACCACCACCTGCACCACCTCCACCAGCAACGGCAACACCAACGCCACCAATCACGCCAGCCCCAAGTGGACGCACGACAAGTTCCAGGGCAGCGCGGAGGAGGGCGAGGTGCAGGATGACGACACAGACCAGGAGCGCAAAGAGGACGCCAATGCCGGAGTGTCGGTCAGCTCTGGCCAGTGA